The Alnus glutinosa chromosome 1, dhAlnGlut1.1, whole genome shotgun sequence region GAGTAACATTGCCTGATGCCTGTCACCATGAAACAAGCAAAACAACTAATTAACTTCTAAAGGCGCACAATAATCAATACATCTAACGGTAATTCTCATTCAAttatgttataatattaattaaatgattaaagtcAACATTTTTTTCAGCTTAACCTTTTGAAACAAtcggtaatttaacatggtaccAAAGTAGAGATTTTGAGTTCAAACTCTTGATTCTATAGCTTACTTtacatttcagttaaatattccatATGTTGGGCTTCACTTGTTGAGGGAAAGTTTGAGCTCACATATGAGAATGAGTGctaaaatatgaattaaatgattaaatcaccATTTTCTATTAGATTAATCTTTTAGGACAATCAATGATTTAACAAATTACAAGATAGAAGCTTCTttaaaattccttataaagcaTAGTTTCACTTAATAACTAGGTAATGTGaaacttaacactcatgattatctttataaaccactcattcTATGTAGGCAACTCCTCATTTTCCCAATGTAGGACATGAGTGTTACAAACTTCCCCCTTAAAACCCTGACGTTTTtgtcagggccacgtcatgcagtgctccagtacTATATagcctggcgttactaggtggcactagactttataagggattctatgGAAgatctaaattgactagtccttttggggtgacaGCGCATATGTGACTAGTGTTTTTTCCTGGGTCGTTACAGAAGTACTAGTCCTGCCGctttaagtatgttttactcaAAGATTTCACCATATAAAATATCGCAAAACTGAATAGACAAAGCACCTATCTTTCATTGGCTAGACGGATTGTTTAGACCCATGGATGAAAGTGGAATAAATTGGACCATATGGGgatacattttttcttttttgaaaaggaaaaaaagttaaattgtaAGGTATACATCAATGACAGCTCTTGTAAAGTCTATAGCTACCAATGCTCCAGATATTCAGATGAAGTGTAAATGAATAACATAGAATATTAGATACCTCAGTCTCAAATCTCCCATTAATCACATCCACAGCTTCTTTAAGCATAGATACGTCTACATCTCCATTTTGTAGTGGCACAACCATGTTATCCAACATTATCCGAGTCAAGGACGTCTTTGTTTGAGATGCGTAACGTAATACCTCGTGTACTTCCTCGAGTGTCCTGGTTTCAACCTAGGAAAAGATAAATAGAGGTTCATACTGTAACAATTATAGTTCCtgcaaaaataaaagggaaggagagaagggggggggggggggggggggggggggggggggaagcatTCTGGAATATGGGAAGATACATCAACCAAAAGTTTGAAGCAAACcaatacaagaaaaatattGGATAAAGATACTCGACAGTTTCTGCCTCTTCTCATAGATACTTGACAGAATTTGAAGACAGTTAAATTCTAAAAGTAGTGACTACTACCTCAACCTCCATTTGAAGTTTCTTTTGCTCCAAATACATGTCAACAGATTTAATGGCACTCGTGACACCTCCAGCTATGGATATGTGATTATCTTTTATCAAGACCATATCAAATAAACCCATTCTATGGTTCCGCCCTCCACCAATAAGTACCTATAATGAGAGAGTACTATAAGgtcaaccaaaaaatatatatacaaaatgaaGGAGCATTATTACTATCAAGTAAAAGCAAGGTAGTGAACTAGACCGCCCACTTATCCACCAAACGTAAACCCGGAGAAGTTTTCCTCGTCTCTAAAATACACGCAGGATATGCAGCATCTGCCATTTCCtgcagaaaacaagaacatcCTCTTAAATCTCTCCTTCAGGCATCACACATCTGTCAGAGATATTTTACTGGTAGCATTTTAGTGCAGTGTAGTGTTCCTTAAATCATTCTACTGCACGTCTACAATCTAATAATAAATATCACCAGTTTAAACAATTAGAGGATATCTTGTTCAGTTTTAGTCCCTCAACAAACATTACATATTGACCACTTGTTTCAATCACATATGCAGGTGTTTGAGGTCCATATTATCTTATTAACAAACTTAAAACCTATAACTTGATAGATGAAGCAGTGAGGAAAacttttacatttaaaaaaaaaaaggagtgatACAATGAAGTTATTCttctcaaataatttttttcatatattagTTTGGTCAAACAACAACAGCAGGCTGCACAAATGGGCAACTCCTCACCCCCACCCCCCCTTCTCTTTATATGTTTATGGGGGAAGGTACTACTGGGCTACGAAAGGCTGGCCATTTCCCCCAAGTTATCATGATTCAAGTTTAGGTGCTCTAGTAAGGAATTTATTTTCAACATAACTAAAACTGAAGGTCAAGAATTATAACAACCTCCTTTCTGAGTttattttgaaaggaaaaaaaaaagggttgaagGAAAAAACAATACCTTTGTTAGAGTTGCTATTCCACTCATCCTCTGCATAAAGTTTAGCACTACCCTTTCAGCTACAACGATGTTGTGTGCCCGTCCTGCACATGAAGTTGTAAGGATTAAAAACATCTCTTTGATGAATTTCTAAAATGTTACTGATAATTCCTTTTTTCTGGCTTACCATAAACTTTTCCAAACTGTAGTCCTTTATGAACATTATCTCCATCTTTTTGAGACCAATCCAcctgaaattaaaatatacattcTTAATGACCAAGCACGCAAGCCACTCAAACAAACTGCATACACAGTGCAGTGCTGGTACCTTCAGAGAAGGATCAACCTCTTCAAATACCATCTCTGCAAGTGCAATTCCGGCTATGATACCATCTTCCTTTGCCAAGAAATTAGCTTCCACTTCCATGTCAATAGGAATGGTGGCCATGCTTGTAACATCACCTACAAGTAACAGGAtcaaagttttttaaaaaattattaaatattgagaaatgctacacaaacTTCCGCTCCCACACTCCCCCCACGTCAAAATCACCATCGGATCACTGCCACGTCAAGAGTGTGCACTGGTGTATGGGAGTGAGAGTACTGtgtgtaacatttctcttaaatAGTTAACACTGCTTATAGCATAAAATTTATTACCAAAAAACTCTGCCCCAAGTCAGCAGAACAAATAAAACCAAATAATAGAATCATTGAAATTGGTGTGAGGGGGGAATTGGAGAAAAACGAAACAAGACAAGATAACCTTGACCCCCAGCATCTTCAGCAAGGGCTAATTTGATGATTCCCTTGAGATCATAGGTAGGGTGCAAAGGAGGCTTTAAAGCGATGGATTCAAACGATTTGCTCGGATTTCTGGCCGTTGCAGCCATCCTAACAATTCGCCTGAAATGGTCCACATAATTAAAACAGTATATGAACAAACAAATTTACAAAATGCACACTTTTTTCACAAATATGTACAAACAAACCTTGAGGTCGTAAATAAGCA contains the following coding sequences:
- the LOC133876661 gene encoding quinolinate phosphoribosyltransferase [decarboxylating] 1a — its product is MLSIYPVVAPCLFTTSRRIVRMAATARNPSKSFESIALKPPLHPTYDLKGIIKLALAEDAGGQGDVTSMATIPIDMEVEANFLAKEDGIIAGIALAEMVFEEVDPSLKVDWSQKDGDNVHKGLQFGKVYGRAHNIVVAERVVLNFMQRMSGIATLTKEMADAAYPACILETRKTSPGLRLVDKWAVLIGGGRNHRMGLFDMVLIKDNHISIAGGVTSAIKSVDMYLEQKKLQMEVEVETRTLEEVHEVLRYASQTKTSLTRIMLDNMVVPLQNGDVDVSMLKEAVDVINGRFETEASGNVTLETIHKIGQTGVTYISSGALTHSVKALDISLKIDTELALLVGRRTKRA